The proteins below come from a single Magallana gigas chromosome 10, xbMagGiga1.1, whole genome shotgun sequence genomic window:
- the LOC136272255 gene encoding uncharacterized protein KIAA1958-like, protein MASRFVLSTAEEKQEKRLKLNSSKTLQVNKGAAKVFKEYLKVKGENENFQDFDNVKLDEMLGHFYMDLRREDGSHYKVNSLETIRHGINRYLKSPPFNRKVDIVKDSSFTDSNTCFKAVLAEAKRMGKGDVVHHPIISDTDLKSLYTSMHLSINTPQGLFNKVQFDIRMFFCRRGNENMHNMTKNMFRVETDEDTGRKVVKKVVDELTKNHRLDKETSSGIMPEIKGSIYCPVLSFEMYLSKLHPECDRLWQRPKESFLESDAVWFCNVPVGEKKLRSFLSSLSKATNLSKVYTNHSIRATGASILSKCMYGPSQVMSVTGHKSVQSLSVYQRVSDAEKIQMGESISENLAPTSSLPMLPSTKRHAIMANSSSSSTVCETQIVECDLNGWQIDQLFADFETQSPVEEKRPFRPICFSNCTVNIGNINVNTK, encoded by the exons ATGGCATCCAGATTTGTGCTAAGCACTGCAGAGGAAAAACAGGAAAAGCGATTAAAATTGAACAGTAGCAAAACTTTACAGGTAAACAAAGGAGCGGCTAAAGTTTTTAAGGAATACTTGAAAGTAAAAGGCGAAAATGAGAACTTTCAAGACTTTGACAACGTGAAATTAGACGAGATGCTAGGCCATTTCTACATGGATCTACGTAGAGAAGATGGGTCACATTACAAAGTAAATTCCCTGGAGACAATTCGCCATGGCATAAACAGATATTTGAAGTCACCCCCCTTCAACAGAAAAGTGGATATAGTGAAGGATTCCTCGTTTACCGATAGCAACACTTGTTTTAAGGCTGTTTTAGCCGAAGCCAAAAGAATGGGGAAGGGAGACGTGGTTCACCATCCTATTATCTCAGACACCGACTTGAAATCGCTGTATACAAGTATGCATCTGTCTATCAATACACCACAGGGTCTCTTCAATAAAGTGCAGTTTGACATCCGAATGTTTTTCTGCAGGCGGGGGAATGAAAACATGCATAACATGACCAAAAATATGTTCCGAGTTGAAACTGACGAGGACACTGGTCGAAAAGTCGTGAAAAAAGTCGTTGATGAATTAACTAAAAACCATCGTTTGGACAAAGAAACTTCTTCTGGAATTATGCCAGAAATTAAAG GATCAATCTACTGTCCAGTTTTGTCCTTCGAGATGTACTTATCAAAGCTCCATCCAGAATGTGACAG GCTATGGCAGCGACCAAAAGAGAGTTTTCTCGAATCTGATGCAGTGTGGTTCTGTAATGTCCCTGTTGGTGAAAAGAAATTGAGGAGTTTTCTCAGCTCCTTGAGCAAGGCTACTAACTTGTCAAAAGTATATACAAACCATTCCATAAGAGCAACTGGAGCATCCATTCTGTCCAAGTGTATGTATGGACCCTCACAAGTAATGTCTGTCACTGGACACAAGTCCGTACAGAGTCTGAGTGTCTATCAGCGAGTTAGTGATGcagaaaaaattcagatgggTGAGTCTATCAGCGAAAATCTTGCACCAACATCCAGCTTGCCAATGTTACCAAGTACCAAGAGGCATGCTATTATGGCTAATTCATCATCTTCATCAACGGTTTGTGAAACTCAAATAGTGGAATGCGATCTTAATGGGTGGCAAATTGATCAACTTTTCGCAGATTTTGAAACGCAGAGTCCAGTTGAAGAGAAACGACCATTCA
- the LOC105328612 gene encoding uncharacterized protein isoform X1 yields the protein MEERSLPLTWNWICPSPTDLAGIQDVMDYVPEGLGLVREGCWEETCLPDRGIPPCLHELLLHAQLCDHFWQYWGQGYRSRVSRSESLESRPTKKISPELALAVKHDLIAGHHELPLEERIKAIVIGNSRAIPGRLAEKDMKNLCSSVEIQDWICKSFVEKNLVKGDKLAKGGNCDSGEPSEDSSSRRGNQNPQLTQSDVDCKRQSSQSQYDHGLSTLVPRSRSVHIRKSDQSSQDKTIAQSHASSCQRNTTDPSGLNSSTSDKGVTMKQKPSKSERVQEVGSSNITDAEKLMYKLRSSSIVRHKSLYSPSCNVTMLLPHPQSERGRSDDFLVRSPRSKSESRTLSRNSQASNSNLAEDRRENAGYQSAREMSKTSTTADTREASVSEKPKSPRSSRIVRKGSSLSRNRTDLFRAAKEHPGSISRLKEKFAKLSAAASQRKLSNKLSVTRRKKKDIAEPSSKTTLDKGFEQSVLQSAKELQSYRVEESPSDSKSYYSKIPNDLKPNHSRSSSGIEQNHSRNSSGIEQNHSRNSSGVEKNHSRTSSGVEHHHSQCSSRINYNHSSIPSDYDYYLSTPSRGEKQSAKDIQPTPYRGAESQRDDKPSHSRTPSKEEKVSGEARRKTSQTSTESGSGGHLILRQCLIGTNLAFGLVQLNTGPNGNSHTDGHGLVTIRMRPDDQGRFGFNVKGGADQGMPIIVSRVAPGTPADIAIPRLNEGDQVLFINGRDVSQHTHEQVVMFIRASRETHSGELVLIVRPNVYVGEEAQEEPNLEYLPDNYQIIAPQGTGTNALEASLMLLQESLDSGAALAQFEQLYRKKPGMTMNAARLDDNIAKNRYRDISPYDQTRVILKEQNTSGGDYINANYVNMEIPGSGIVNRYIAAQGPLPKTCTDFWQMVWEQHSSLVVMLTTKVEKGRVKCHQYWPEMYETMDYGLLQITCVKEEETPSFAFREFNLTHVETSEERHISHMQYIAWPDHNVPDDPADFLEFVLKVRQRRMGMVEPTIVHCSAGIGRTGVLITMETAMCLIEANQPVYPLSIVRQMRDQRAMLIQTATQYKFVCEAILKVFSEELVKPLEDYSR from the exons ATGGAGGAAAGAAGCCTACCTCTGACGTGGAACTGGATTTGCCCTTCTCCGACTGACCTTGCGGGGATACAGGATGTTATGGATTATGTGCCTGAGGGGTTGGGACTGGTGCGGGAGGGATGTTGGGAGGAAACATGTCTCCCAGACAGAGGAATTCCTCCCTGTTTGCATGAGTTACTTCTTCATGCTCAACTCTGTGACCACTTCTGGCAATACTGGGGTCAAGGTtacaggtcaag GGTCTCAAGAAGCGAAAGTCTAGAATCTCGACCAACCAAAAAAATCTCGCCTGAGCTGGCTCTGGCTGTTAAGCATGATCTCATTGCTGGTCATCACGAGCTGCCACTAGAGGAGAGGATTAAAGCAATTGTGATTGGAAATAGTCGGGCAATTCCTGGACGTCTTGCAGAAAAGGACATGAAGAACTTGTGTTCATCTGTGGAAATCCAGGACTGGATTTGTAAATCCTTCGTGGAGAAAAACTTGGTTAAGGGAGATAAATTAGCAAAGGGAGGGAACTGTGACTCAGGAGAGCCCTCTGAGGATAGTTCATCTCGGAGAGGAAATCAGAATCCTCAATTGACACAGAGTGATGTTGACTGTAAGAGACAAAGTAGTCAGTCGCAGTATGATCACGGATTAAGTACACTCGTACCTAGAAGTAGAAGTGTTCATATACGTAAAAGTGATCAATCTAGTCAGGATAAAACCATTGCTCAATCCCATGCCAGTTCTTGCCAAAGAAATACAACAGATCCCAGTGGACTCAACAGTAGCACCAGTGATAAAGGTGTCACAATGAAACAGAAACCAAGTAAGAGTGAGAGAGTTCAAGAGGTTGGAAGCTCCAATATAACGGATGCCGAAAAACTCATGTATAAACTAAGATCGTCGAGCATTGTCAGACACAAGAGCCTGTACAGTCCCTCGTGTAACGTCACCATGTTGTTGCCTCATCCACAATCCGAGAGGGGACGGTCTGACGACTTTCTAGTGCGATCCCCTCGGAGCAAGTCAGAATCTCGGACTTTGAGCCGTAACTCGCAGGCTTCCAATTCCAATCTGGCGGAGGACCGGAGAGAGAATGCAGGATATCAATCAGCCAGGGAGATGTCTAAAACATCTACCACAGCAGACACCAGAGAGGCGAGTGTCTCCGAAAAACCCAAATCCCCACGCTCAAGTAGAATAGTCAGGAAAGGTTCCAGTCTTAGCAGAAATAGAACGGATCTTTTTCGAGCTGCCAAGGAGCATCCAGGCAGCATTTCAAGGTTAAAAGAGAAGTTTGCCAAGTTATCTGCTGCTGCCTCCCAGCGGAAGCTGAGCAATAAACTTTCAGTCACCAGAAggaagaaaaaagatattgcGGAACCTTCCTCCAAAACGACCTTAGATAAAGGCTTTGAACAATCTGTATTACAAAGTGCCAAAGAATTACAATCCTATAGAGTAGAAGAAAGTCCAAGTGACTCTAAAAGTTATTACTCTAAGATTCCAAATGATCTGAAGCCAAATCATTCCCGGTCATCTAGCGGTATAGAACAAAATCATTCCAGGAATTCTAGCGGAATAGAGCAAAATCATTCTCGTAATTCTAGTGgagtagaaaaaaatcattcacgAACATCTAGTGGAGTCGAACACCATCATTCACAATGCTCAAGCAGAATTAACTACAATCATTCAAGTATACCAAGCGACTATGACTATTATTTAAGTACTCCCAGTAGAGGAGAAAAACAAAGTGCCAAAGATATTCAGCCCACGCCATACAGAGGGGCCGAGAGTCAAAGGGACGATAAACCTAGCCATTCCAGAACCCCGAGTAAAGAGGAGAAAGTTAGCGGCGAAGCACGCAGGAAAACTAGTCAGACTTCCACAGAGTCGGGGTCAGGAGGTCATCTGATCCTCAGACAGTGTCTAATTGGAACCAACCTGGCCTTCGGATTGGTCCAACTAAACACAGGA CCTAACGGCAATAGTCACACTGATGGACATGGTCTGGTTACCATCCGGATGAGGCCGGACGACCAGGGCCGATTCGGATTTAATGTCAAG GGTGGTGCTGACCAGGGGATGCCCATCATTGTGTCCAGGGTGGCCCCGGGAACGCCGGCTGACATTGCCATACCCCGCCTCAATGAGGGAGACCAAGTGCTATTTATAAATGGACGGGATGTTTCTCAGCATACACATGAACAG gtgGTGATGTTTATCCGGGCGTCTCGAGAAACCCACTCAGGAGAATTAGTGCTCATAGTTAGACCAAATG TGTATGTGGGTGAGGAGGCCCAAGAGGAGCCCAATCTAGAGTATTTACCGGACAACTACCAGATCATCGCCCCACAGGGGACGGGGACGAACGCGCTGGAGGCCTCTCTCATGTTACTCCAGGAGAGTCTTGACAGTGGAGCTGCCCTGGCCCAGTTTGAG CAACTGTACAGGAAAAAGCCAGGCATGACGATGAACGCGGCTCGCCTCGATGACAACATCGCCAAAAATCGCTACCGAGACATCTCACCAT ACGACCAGACCAGAGTTATCTTAAAAGAACAAAATACGTCAGGGGGCGATTACATCAACGCTAATTATGTCAAT ATGGAAATCCCGGGCAGTGGAATCGTCAATCGGTACATTGCCGCCCAGGGACCGCTCCCCAAAACCTGCACGGACTTCTGGCAGATGGTGTGGGAGCAGCATTCTTCTCTGGTTGTCATGTTAACCACAAAGGTCGAAAAAGGTCGGGTCAAATGTCACCAGTACTGGCCAGAAATGTATGAAACAATGGATTATGGACTATTACAAATTACGTGTGTGAAAGAAGAGGAAACGCCTTCATTCGCATTTAGGGAATTTAATTTAACACATGTagag ACCAGCGAGGAGCGACACATATCACACATGCAGTACATCGCCTGGCCCGACCACAACGTCCCAGACGATCCGGCCGACTTCCTGGAATTTGTTCTCAAGGTCCGGCAGCGCCGCATGGGTATGGTGGAGCCCACGATAGTCCATTGTAG TGCGGGGATAGGAAGAACCGGAGTATTAATTACCATGGAGACAGCGATGTGTCTAATCGAGGCCAACCAGCCGGTCTATCCTCTGTCAATAGTACGGCAGATGAGAGATCAGCGAGCCATGCTTATACAGACCGCA
- the LOC105328612 gene encoding uncharacterized protein isoform X2, whose amino-acid sequence MEERSLPLTWNWICPSPTDLAGIQDVMDYVPEGLGLVREGCWEETCLPDRGIPPCLHELLLHAQLCDHFWQYWGQGYRSRVSRSESLESRPTKKISPELALAVKHDLIAGHHELPLEERIKAIVIGNSRAIPGRLAEKDMKNLCSSVEIQDWICKSFVEKNLVKGDKLAKGGNCDSGEPSEDSSSRRGNQNPQLTQSDVDCKRQSSQSQYDHGLSTLVPRSRSVHIRKSDQSSQDKTIAQSHASSCQRNTTDPSGLNSSTSDKGVTMKQKPSKSERVQEVGSSNITDAEKLMYKLRSSSIVRHKSLYSPSCNVTMLLPHPQSERGRSDDFLVRSPRSKSESRTLSRNSQASNSNLAEDRRENAGYQSAREMSKTSTTADTREASVSEKPKSPRSSRIVRKGSSLSRNRTDLFRAAKEHPGSISRLKEKFAKLSAAASQRKLSNKLSVTRRKKKDIAEPSSKTTLDKGFEQSVLQSAKELQSYRVEESPSDSKSYYSKIPNDLKPNHSRSSSGIEQNHSRNSSGIEQNHSRNSSGVEKNHSRTSSGVEHHHSQCSSRINYNHSSIPSDYDYYLSTPSRGEKQSAKDIQPTPYRGAESQRDDKPSHSRTPSKEEKVSGEARRKTSQTSTESGSGGHLILRQCLIGTNLAFGLVQLNTGPNGNSHTDGHGLVTIRMRPDDQGRFGFNVKGGADQGMPIIVSRVAPGTPADIAIPRLNEGDQVLFINGRDVSQHTHEQVVMFIRASRETHSGELVLIVRPNVYVGEEAQEEPNLEYLPDNYQIIAPQGTGTNALEASLMLLQESLDSGAALAQFEQLYRKKPGMTMNAARLDDNIAKNRYRDISPYDQTRVILKEQNTSGGDYINANYVNMEIPGSGIVNRYIAAQGPLPKTCTDFWQMVWEQHSSLVVMLTTKVEKGRVKCHQYWPEMYETMDYGLLQITCVKEEETPSFAFREFNLTHVETSEERHISHMQYIAWPDHNVPDDPADFLEFVLKVRQRRMGMVEPTIVHCSAGIGRTGVLITMETAMCLIEANQPVYPLSIVRQMRDQRAMLIQTATQYKFVCEAILKVFSELVKPLEDYSR is encoded by the exons ATGGAGGAAAGAAGCCTACCTCTGACGTGGAACTGGATTTGCCCTTCTCCGACTGACCTTGCGGGGATACAGGATGTTATGGATTATGTGCCTGAGGGGTTGGGACTGGTGCGGGAGGGATGTTGGGAGGAAACATGTCTCCCAGACAGAGGAATTCCTCCCTGTTTGCATGAGTTACTTCTTCATGCTCAACTCTGTGACCACTTCTGGCAATACTGGGGTCAAGGTtacaggtcaag GGTCTCAAGAAGCGAAAGTCTAGAATCTCGACCAACCAAAAAAATCTCGCCTGAGCTGGCTCTGGCTGTTAAGCATGATCTCATTGCTGGTCATCACGAGCTGCCACTAGAGGAGAGGATTAAAGCAATTGTGATTGGAAATAGTCGGGCAATTCCTGGACGTCTTGCAGAAAAGGACATGAAGAACTTGTGTTCATCTGTGGAAATCCAGGACTGGATTTGTAAATCCTTCGTGGAGAAAAACTTGGTTAAGGGAGATAAATTAGCAAAGGGAGGGAACTGTGACTCAGGAGAGCCCTCTGAGGATAGTTCATCTCGGAGAGGAAATCAGAATCCTCAATTGACACAGAGTGATGTTGACTGTAAGAGACAAAGTAGTCAGTCGCAGTATGATCACGGATTAAGTACACTCGTACCTAGAAGTAGAAGTGTTCATATACGTAAAAGTGATCAATCTAGTCAGGATAAAACCATTGCTCAATCCCATGCCAGTTCTTGCCAAAGAAATACAACAGATCCCAGTGGACTCAACAGTAGCACCAGTGATAAAGGTGTCACAATGAAACAGAAACCAAGTAAGAGTGAGAGAGTTCAAGAGGTTGGAAGCTCCAATATAACGGATGCCGAAAAACTCATGTATAAACTAAGATCGTCGAGCATTGTCAGACACAAGAGCCTGTACAGTCCCTCGTGTAACGTCACCATGTTGTTGCCTCATCCACAATCCGAGAGGGGACGGTCTGACGACTTTCTAGTGCGATCCCCTCGGAGCAAGTCAGAATCTCGGACTTTGAGCCGTAACTCGCAGGCTTCCAATTCCAATCTGGCGGAGGACCGGAGAGAGAATGCAGGATATCAATCAGCCAGGGAGATGTCTAAAACATCTACCACAGCAGACACCAGAGAGGCGAGTGTCTCCGAAAAACCCAAATCCCCACGCTCAAGTAGAATAGTCAGGAAAGGTTCCAGTCTTAGCAGAAATAGAACGGATCTTTTTCGAGCTGCCAAGGAGCATCCAGGCAGCATTTCAAGGTTAAAAGAGAAGTTTGCCAAGTTATCTGCTGCTGCCTCCCAGCGGAAGCTGAGCAATAAACTTTCAGTCACCAGAAggaagaaaaaagatattgcGGAACCTTCCTCCAAAACGACCTTAGATAAAGGCTTTGAACAATCTGTATTACAAAGTGCCAAAGAATTACAATCCTATAGAGTAGAAGAAAGTCCAAGTGACTCTAAAAGTTATTACTCTAAGATTCCAAATGATCTGAAGCCAAATCATTCCCGGTCATCTAGCGGTATAGAACAAAATCATTCCAGGAATTCTAGCGGAATAGAGCAAAATCATTCTCGTAATTCTAGTGgagtagaaaaaaatcattcacgAACATCTAGTGGAGTCGAACACCATCATTCACAATGCTCAAGCAGAATTAACTACAATCATTCAAGTATACCAAGCGACTATGACTATTATTTAAGTACTCCCAGTAGAGGAGAAAAACAAAGTGCCAAAGATATTCAGCCCACGCCATACAGAGGGGCCGAGAGTCAAAGGGACGATAAACCTAGCCATTCCAGAACCCCGAGTAAAGAGGAGAAAGTTAGCGGCGAAGCACGCAGGAAAACTAGTCAGACTTCCACAGAGTCGGGGTCAGGAGGTCATCTGATCCTCAGACAGTGTCTAATTGGAACCAACCTGGCCTTCGGATTGGTCCAACTAAACACAGGA CCTAACGGCAATAGTCACACTGATGGACATGGTCTGGTTACCATCCGGATGAGGCCGGACGACCAGGGCCGATTCGGATTTAATGTCAAG GGTGGTGCTGACCAGGGGATGCCCATCATTGTGTCCAGGGTGGCCCCGGGAACGCCGGCTGACATTGCCATACCCCGCCTCAATGAGGGAGACCAAGTGCTATTTATAAATGGACGGGATGTTTCTCAGCATACACATGAACAG gtgGTGATGTTTATCCGGGCGTCTCGAGAAACCCACTCAGGAGAATTAGTGCTCATAGTTAGACCAAATG TGTATGTGGGTGAGGAGGCCCAAGAGGAGCCCAATCTAGAGTATTTACCGGACAACTACCAGATCATCGCCCCACAGGGGACGGGGACGAACGCGCTGGAGGCCTCTCTCATGTTACTCCAGGAGAGTCTTGACAGTGGAGCTGCCCTGGCCCAGTTTGAG CAACTGTACAGGAAAAAGCCAGGCATGACGATGAACGCGGCTCGCCTCGATGACAACATCGCCAAAAATCGCTACCGAGACATCTCACCAT ACGACCAGACCAGAGTTATCTTAAAAGAACAAAATACGTCAGGGGGCGATTACATCAACGCTAATTATGTCAAT ATGGAAATCCCGGGCAGTGGAATCGTCAATCGGTACATTGCCGCCCAGGGACCGCTCCCCAAAACCTGCACGGACTTCTGGCAGATGGTGTGGGAGCAGCATTCTTCTCTGGTTGTCATGTTAACCACAAAGGTCGAAAAAGGTCGGGTCAAATGTCACCAGTACTGGCCAGAAATGTATGAAACAATGGATTATGGACTATTACAAATTACGTGTGTGAAAGAAGAGGAAACGCCTTCATTCGCATTTAGGGAATTTAATTTAACACATGTagag ACCAGCGAGGAGCGACACATATCACACATGCAGTACATCGCCTGGCCCGACCACAACGTCCCAGACGATCCGGCCGACTTCCTGGAATTTGTTCTCAAGGTCCGGCAGCGCCGCATGGGTATGGTGGAGCCCACGATAGTCCATTGTAG TGCGGGGATAGGAAGAACCGGAGTATTAATTACCATGGAGACAGCGATGTGTCTAATCGAGGCCAACCAGCCGGTCTATCCTCTGTCAATAGTACGGCAGATGAGAGATCAGCGAGCCATGCTTATACAGACCGCA
- the LOC105328612 gene encoding uncharacterized protein isoform X3, producing the protein MEERSLPLTWNWICPSPTDLAGIQDVMDYVPEGLGLVREGCWEETCLPDRGIPPCLHELLLHAQLCDHFWQYWGQGYRVSRSESLESRPTKKISPELALAVKHDLIAGHHELPLEERIKAIVIGNSRAIPGRLAEKDMKNLCSSVEIQDWICKSFVEKNLVKGDKLAKGGNCDSGEPSEDSSSRRGNQNPQLTQSDVDCKRQSSQSQYDHGLSTLVPRSRSVHIRKSDQSSQDKTIAQSHASSCQRNTTDPSGLNSSTSDKGVTMKQKPSKSERVQEVGSSNITDAEKLMYKLRSSSIVRHKSLYSPSCNVTMLLPHPQSERGRSDDFLVRSPRSKSESRTLSRNSQASNSNLAEDRRENAGYQSAREMSKTSTTADTREASVSEKPKSPRSSRIVRKGSSLSRNRTDLFRAAKEHPGSISRLKEKFAKLSAAASQRKLSNKLSVTRRKKKDIAEPSSKTTLDKGFEQSVLQSAKELQSYRVEESPSDSKSYYSKIPNDLKPNHSRSSSGIEQNHSRNSSGIEQNHSRNSSGVEKNHSRTSSGVEHHHSQCSSRINYNHSSIPSDYDYYLSTPSRGEKQSAKDIQPTPYRGAESQRDDKPSHSRTPSKEEKVSGEARRKTSQTSTESGSGGHLILRQCLIGTNLAFGLVQLNTGPNGNSHTDGHGLVTIRMRPDDQGRFGFNVKGGADQGMPIIVSRVAPGTPADIAIPRLNEGDQVLFINGRDVSQHTHEQVVMFIRASRETHSGELVLIVRPNVYVGEEAQEEPNLEYLPDNYQIIAPQGTGTNALEASLMLLQESLDSGAALAQFEQLYRKKPGMTMNAARLDDNIAKNRYRDISPYDQTRVILKEQNTSGGDYINANYVNMEIPGSGIVNRYIAAQGPLPKTCTDFWQMVWEQHSSLVVMLTTKVEKGRVKCHQYWPEMYETMDYGLLQITCVKEEETPSFAFREFNLTHVETSEERHISHMQYIAWPDHNVPDDPADFLEFVLKVRQRRMGMVEPTIVHCSAGIGRTGVLITMETAMCLIEANQPVYPLSIVRQMRDQRAMLIQTATQYKFVCEAILKVFSEELVKPLEDYSR; encoded by the exons ATGGAGGAAAGAAGCCTACCTCTGACGTGGAACTGGATTTGCCCTTCTCCGACTGACCTTGCGGGGATACAGGATGTTATGGATTATGTGCCTGAGGGGTTGGGACTGGTGCGGGAGGGATGTTGGGAGGAAACATGTCTCCCAGACAGAGGAATTCCTCCCTGTTTGCATGAGTTACTTCTTCATGCTCAACTCTGTGACCACTTCTGGCAATACTGGGGTCAAGGTtacag GGTCTCAAGAAGCGAAAGTCTAGAATCTCGACCAACCAAAAAAATCTCGCCTGAGCTGGCTCTGGCTGTTAAGCATGATCTCATTGCTGGTCATCACGAGCTGCCACTAGAGGAGAGGATTAAAGCAATTGTGATTGGAAATAGTCGGGCAATTCCTGGACGTCTTGCAGAAAAGGACATGAAGAACTTGTGTTCATCTGTGGAAATCCAGGACTGGATTTGTAAATCCTTCGTGGAGAAAAACTTGGTTAAGGGAGATAAATTAGCAAAGGGAGGGAACTGTGACTCAGGAGAGCCCTCTGAGGATAGTTCATCTCGGAGAGGAAATCAGAATCCTCAATTGACACAGAGTGATGTTGACTGTAAGAGACAAAGTAGTCAGTCGCAGTATGATCACGGATTAAGTACACTCGTACCTAGAAGTAGAAGTGTTCATATACGTAAAAGTGATCAATCTAGTCAGGATAAAACCATTGCTCAATCCCATGCCAGTTCTTGCCAAAGAAATACAACAGATCCCAGTGGACTCAACAGTAGCACCAGTGATAAAGGTGTCACAATGAAACAGAAACCAAGTAAGAGTGAGAGAGTTCAAGAGGTTGGAAGCTCCAATATAACGGATGCCGAAAAACTCATGTATAAACTAAGATCGTCGAGCATTGTCAGACACAAGAGCCTGTACAGTCCCTCGTGTAACGTCACCATGTTGTTGCCTCATCCACAATCCGAGAGGGGACGGTCTGACGACTTTCTAGTGCGATCCCCTCGGAGCAAGTCAGAATCTCGGACTTTGAGCCGTAACTCGCAGGCTTCCAATTCCAATCTGGCGGAGGACCGGAGAGAGAATGCAGGATATCAATCAGCCAGGGAGATGTCTAAAACATCTACCACAGCAGACACCAGAGAGGCGAGTGTCTCCGAAAAACCCAAATCCCCACGCTCAAGTAGAATAGTCAGGAAAGGTTCCAGTCTTAGCAGAAATAGAACGGATCTTTTTCGAGCTGCCAAGGAGCATCCAGGCAGCATTTCAAGGTTAAAAGAGAAGTTTGCCAAGTTATCTGCTGCTGCCTCCCAGCGGAAGCTGAGCAATAAACTTTCAGTCACCAGAAggaagaaaaaagatattgcGGAACCTTCCTCCAAAACGACCTTAGATAAAGGCTTTGAACAATCTGTATTACAAAGTGCCAAAGAATTACAATCCTATAGAGTAGAAGAAAGTCCAAGTGACTCTAAAAGTTATTACTCTAAGATTCCAAATGATCTGAAGCCAAATCATTCCCGGTCATCTAGCGGTATAGAACAAAATCATTCCAGGAATTCTAGCGGAATAGAGCAAAATCATTCTCGTAATTCTAGTGgagtagaaaaaaatcattcacgAACATCTAGTGGAGTCGAACACCATCATTCACAATGCTCAAGCAGAATTAACTACAATCATTCAAGTATACCAAGCGACTATGACTATTATTTAAGTACTCCCAGTAGAGGAGAAAAACAAAGTGCCAAAGATATTCAGCCCACGCCATACAGAGGGGCCGAGAGTCAAAGGGACGATAAACCTAGCCATTCCAGAACCCCGAGTAAAGAGGAGAAAGTTAGCGGCGAAGCACGCAGGAAAACTAGTCAGACTTCCACAGAGTCGGGGTCAGGAGGTCATCTGATCCTCAGACAGTGTCTAATTGGAACCAACCTGGCCTTCGGATTGGTCCAACTAAACACAGGA CCTAACGGCAATAGTCACACTGATGGACATGGTCTGGTTACCATCCGGATGAGGCCGGACGACCAGGGCCGATTCGGATTTAATGTCAAG GGTGGTGCTGACCAGGGGATGCCCATCATTGTGTCCAGGGTGGCCCCGGGAACGCCGGCTGACATTGCCATACCCCGCCTCAATGAGGGAGACCAAGTGCTATTTATAAATGGACGGGATGTTTCTCAGCATACACATGAACAG gtgGTGATGTTTATCCGGGCGTCTCGAGAAACCCACTCAGGAGAATTAGTGCTCATAGTTAGACCAAATG TGTATGTGGGTGAGGAGGCCCAAGAGGAGCCCAATCTAGAGTATTTACCGGACAACTACCAGATCATCGCCCCACAGGGGACGGGGACGAACGCGCTGGAGGCCTCTCTCATGTTACTCCAGGAGAGTCTTGACAGTGGAGCTGCCCTGGCCCAGTTTGAG CAACTGTACAGGAAAAAGCCAGGCATGACGATGAACGCGGCTCGCCTCGATGACAACATCGCCAAAAATCGCTACCGAGACATCTCACCAT ACGACCAGACCAGAGTTATCTTAAAAGAACAAAATACGTCAGGGGGCGATTACATCAACGCTAATTATGTCAAT ATGGAAATCCCGGGCAGTGGAATCGTCAATCGGTACATTGCCGCCCAGGGACCGCTCCCCAAAACCTGCACGGACTTCTGGCAGATGGTGTGGGAGCAGCATTCTTCTCTGGTTGTCATGTTAACCACAAAGGTCGAAAAAGGTCGGGTCAAATGTCACCAGTACTGGCCAGAAATGTATGAAACAATGGATTATGGACTATTACAAATTACGTGTGTGAAAGAAGAGGAAACGCCTTCATTCGCATTTAGGGAATTTAATTTAACACATGTagag ACCAGCGAGGAGCGACACATATCACACATGCAGTACATCGCCTGGCCCGACCACAACGTCCCAGACGATCCGGCCGACTTCCTGGAATTTGTTCTCAAGGTCCGGCAGCGCCGCATGGGTATGGTGGAGCCCACGATAGTCCATTGTAG TGCGGGGATAGGAAGAACCGGAGTATTAATTACCATGGAGACAGCGATGTGTCTAATCGAGGCCAACCAGCCGGTCTATCCTCTGTCAATAGTACGGCAGATGAGAGATCAGCGAGCCATGCTTATACAGACCGCA